Proteins found in one Coffea eugenioides isolate CCC68of chromosome 5, Ceug_1.0, whole genome shotgun sequence genomic segment:
- the LOC113771925 gene encoding cysteine-rich receptor-like protein kinase 25 produces the protein MISRNLLFHFQYCMLCLLSFHTRRTSPVNFLSSYCANTTYEPNSISGRIYSNNLYSVLDALSSNAFRTDTGGFYNISTGNDPSNTVYGLFLCRGDVSTDVCGQCVAIAAVKVIEECPYHEDAIVWYEECFLRFSNQAIFSRVDSYVVLSMYNVQNVTGRDQEKFKTTLENLVNDIAVQAANRTGGKMFAVREGDYSMEWEVE, from the exons ATGATCTCCAGAAATTTGTTGTTCCACTTCCAATATTGCATGCTTTGTTTGCTTAGCTTTCATACCAGACGCACTAGCCCCGTTAATTTTCTTTCGTCTTACTGTGCAAATACTACATACGAACCTAACAGTATTTCCGGCAGGATTTACAGTAACAATCTGTATTCCGTGCTTGACGCTCTATCTTCAAATGCATTTCGGACAGACACCGGTGGTTTCTACAATATCAGTACTGGCAATGACCCTTCAAACACGGTCTATGGCCTCTTTCTCTGTCGAGGCGATGTCAGCACTGACGTTTGTGGACAATGCGTAGCAATAGCCGCCGTCAAAGTAATTGAGGAGTGCCCGTATCACGAGGATGCTATTGTTTGGTACGAGGAGTGCTTCTTACGCTTTTCTAACCAGGCAATTTTCTCCAGGGTCGATTCCTACGTTGTTCTTTCTATGTACAATGTGCAAAATGTCACTGGACGGGACCAGGAGAAGTTCAAAACAACGTTGGAAAACCTGGTGAATGACATTGCGGTTCAGGCTGCAAATAGAACTGGGGGCAAAATGTTTGCTGTTCGAGAAGGCGATTATTCCATGG AGTGGGAGGTAGAGTGA